The proteins below come from a single Streptomyces sp. B3I8 genomic window:
- a CDS encoding glycosyltransferase has protein sequence MRIAMVSEHASPLAPLGGPDAGGQNVYVARLAQEMTRRGHQVTVYTRRDTDALPDRVPLACGAVVEHVPAGPAEPIPKDELLAHMPAFGAHLARVWARERDRPEVVHAHFWMSGIAAQLGAHPHGIPVVQTFHALGTVKRRHQGAADTSPPERIGVERGLGRTCDRVLATCSDEVRELAAMGVPRRRVSVVPCGVDAEHFRPDGGAVRSDGGRFGSGGGAPRAHGRRFGSEGGRGPSNGVAPGDAWRPPERRAAHRLLAVGRLVPRKGYDQAVRALPRVPDTELLVAGGPPEHLPADGPEARRLLRLAEDLGVGDRVRLLGAVDPARMPELMRSGDLVLCTPAYEPFGIVPLEAMACGVPVVATDVGGHRDSVADRVTGRLVPPGDTGAIAAAVRELLDDTVLRRRYGAAGRDRVLARFTWQRVALGAEQVYRQVAADREPRTEVA, from the coding sequence ATGAGGATCGCCATGGTGTCCGAGCACGCGAGCCCGCTCGCCCCGCTCGGCGGCCCCGACGCCGGCGGCCAGAACGTGTACGTGGCGCGCCTGGCGCAGGAAATGACCAGGCGCGGCCACCAGGTCACCGTCTACACCCGGCGTGACACGGACGCGCTCCCGGACCGGGTGCCGCTGGCGTGCGGCGCCGTCGTCGAGCACGTACCGGCCGGACCGGCGGAGCCGATCCCGAAGGACGAACTCCTCGCCCACATGCCCGCGTTCGGGGCGCACCTGGCCCGGGTCTGGGCGCGCGAACGGGACCGGCCGGAGGTGGTGCACGCGCACTTCTGGATGTCCGGCATCGCCGCGCAGCTCGGCGCGCACCCGCACGGCATCCCGGTCGTGCAGACGTTCCACGCCCTCGGCACGGTCAAGCGACGCCACCAGGGGGCGGCCGACACCAGCCCGCCCGAGCGGATCGGCGTGGAGCGGGGGCTCGGCCGTACATGCGACCGGGTGCTGGCCACGTGCAGCGACGAGGTCCGTGAACTCGCCGCGATGGGCGTCCCGCGGCGCCGGGTGTCGGTGGTGCCGTGCGGGGTCGACGCGGAACACTTCCGGCCGGACGGCGGGGCGGTGCGGTCCGACGGGGGGCGGTTCGGTTCCGGTGGTGGGGCGCCGCGGGCGCACGGCAGGCGGTTCGGCTCCGAAGGCGGACGGGGTCCGTCGAACGGCGTCGCACCCGGCGACGCGTGGCGGCCGCCCGAGCGGCGGGCGGCGCACCGGCTGCTCGCCGTCGGCCGGCTGGTCCCGCGCAAGGGCTACGACCAGGCCGTCCGCGCCCTGCCCCGCGTCCCCGACACCGAACTGCTCGTCGCCGGCGGCCCCCCGGAGCACCTGCCGGCCGACGGCCCGGAGGCCCGGCGGCTGCTCCGGCTCGCCGAGGACCTCGGCGTCGGCGACCGCGTACGACTGCTCGGCGCGGTCGACCCGGCGCGGATGCCGGAGCTCATGCGCTCCGGCGACCTGGTGCTGTGCACCCCCGCCTACGAACCCTTCGGGATCGTGCCCCTGGAGGCGATGGCGTGCGGCGTACCGGTCGTCGCCACCGACGTCGGCGGCCACCGCGACAGCGTGGCCGACCGGGTCACCGGCCGGCTCGTCCCGCCCGGCGATACCGGCGCGATCGCCGCGGCGGTCCGGGAACTCCTGGACGACACCGTGCTGCGCCGGCGCTACGGCGCCGCCGGCCGTGACCGCGTCCTCGCCCGGTTCACCTGGCAGCGGGTCGCCCTCGGCGCGGAACAGGTGTACCGCCAGGTCGCGGCGGACCGGGAACCGCGCACGGAGGTCGCGTGA
- the rfaE2 gene encoding D-glycero-beta-D-manno-heptose 1-phosphate adenylyltransferase: protein MPADSLTAGSVRADSAGRAPLLVVGDALLDRDVSGRAERLAPDAPVPVVADGEERLRPGGAALAAYLAARDGREVTLVTALGDDPAARELRRLLEPWLTLIALPATGPLPEKTRVLAQDRPLVRVDRGTGRAAAATDEARAAIRSARAVLVSDYGRGAADVLRDALTERPPAVWDPHPRGGPPVPGTRLVTPAAAEAKAFAAAGGATVHDNDLRATAHGAAALVRDWRVGSVAVTLGARGALLSYGDFPLLVPAPETHGGDSCGAGDRFAATAAGLLADGAATDEAVQGAVTTASAFVGAGGAGGLRWETAGSKARTADPAARRTPGAQVRTGGPADPDRTHPGSATGDAERLIAHVRATGGTVVAAGGCFDLLHAGHVGLLQAARRIGDCLVVCVNSDASVRRRKGDGRPVNPLADRVRVLRALECVDAVAVFDEDTPEALLTRLKPDVWVKGGDYTHADLPEAVLLDGWGGQTVLLPYLDGRSSTRLAARAAAAAAAAGGGGGGRSG, encoded by the coding sequence ATGCCGGCTGACTCCTTGACGGCGGGCTCCGTGAGGGCTGACTCCGCGGGACGCGCGCCGCTGCTCGTCGTCGGGGACGCGCTGCTCGACCGGGACGTCTCCGGCCGCGCCGAGCGGCTCGCCCCCGACGCCCCCGTCCCCGTCGTCGCCGACGGGGAGGAACGGCTGCGGCCCGGCGGCGCCGCCCTCGCCGCCTACCTCGCCGCCCGCGACGGCCGCGAGGTCACCCTCGTCACCGCCCTCGGTGACGACCCGGCCGCCCGCGAGCTGCGCCGGCTCCTCGAACCCTGGCTCACCCTGATCGCCCTGCCCGCCACCGGCCCGCTGCCCGAGAAGACCCGGGTGCTGGCCCAGGACCGCCCGCTGGTCCGCGTCGACCGGGGCACCGGCCGCGCCGCCGCCGCCACCGACGAGGCCCGCGCCGCGATCCGCTCGGCGCGCGCGGTGCTCGTCTCCGACTACGGCCGCGGCGCCGCCGACGTCCTGCGCGACGCCCTCACCGAACGGCCCCCGGCCGTCTGGGACCCGCACCCCCGCGGCGGCCCGCCGGTGCCCGGCACCCGCCTGGTCACCCCGGCCGCGGCCGAGGCCAAGGCGTTCGCCGCGGCGGGCGGCGCCACCGTCCACGACAACGACCTGCGCGCCACCGCGCACGGCGCCGCCGCCCTCGTACGGGACTGGAGGGTCGGCTCGGTCGCCGTCACCCTCGGCGCCCGTGGCGCGTTGCTCTCCTACGGCGACTTCCCGCTGCTCGTCCCGGCGCCCGAGACACACGGCGGTGACAGTTGCGGCGCGGGCGACCGGTTCGCCGCCACCGCCGCCGGGCTGCTCGCCGACGGCGCCGCCACCGACGAGGCGGTGCAGGGCGCGGTCACCACCGCCAGCGCCTTCGTGGGCGCCGGCGGGGCGGGCGGGCTGCGGTGGGAGACGGCCGGTTCGAAGGCCCGTACGGCCGACCCGGCAGCCCGTCGTACGCCCGGGGCACAGGTCCGCACCGGCGGCCCGGCCGACCCCGACCGGACCCACCCGGGCTCGGCGACCGGCGACGCCGAGCGGCTCATCGCCCATGTCCGCGCCACCGGCGGCACGGTCGTCGCCGCCGGCGGCTGCTTCGACCTCCTGCACGCCGGCCACGTCGGACTGCTCCAGGCGGCCCGGCGCATCGGCGACTGCCTCGTCGTCTGCGTCAACTCCGACGCCTCCGTACGCCGCCGCAAGGGCGACGGCCGCCCCGTCAACCCCCTCGCGGACCGGGTCCGCGTGCTGCGCGCCCTGGAGTGCGTGGACGCCGTCGCCGTCTTCGACGAGGACACCCCCGAGGCCCTGCTCACCCGGCTCAAGCCCGACGTGTGGGTCAAGGGCGGCGACTACACCCACGCCGATCTGCCCGAGGCCGTCCTGCTCGACGGCTGGGGCGGCCAGACCGTCCTGCTGCCCTACCTCGACGGCCGCTCCAGCACCCGCCTCGCCGCACGCGCGGCAGCCGCCGCGGCGGCCGCCGGGGGCGGGGGCGGAGGGCGCAGCGGCTGA
- a CDS encoding glycosyltransferase family 9 protein: MTQRPAPPPPPTASRPRLLVLRALGLGDLLAGVPALRALRRALPGHEVVLAAPAGLAPLAGASGAVDRLLPAAAPGRAVPTALDWTGPPPDLAVDLHGKGPESLRPLRALRPRRVLAFAAPDGPPWYAEEHERDRWCRLLTSYGIPADPTDLRLPPPDAPSPAPGAVVLHPGAGAPSRCWPVDRYAAVATALRARGRRVVVTGGPGEEALVTALAEHADVPAEDVLAGGLPFGTLAALVAGARAVVSGDTGIAHLAVAYGTPSVTLFGPVPPSRWGPPAHPRHRALWHPGPPGDPHARTPDPALLRIGPDEVLDALGRLPARTDSDGPTPPTPPARDTPPAPHAPLPAPSR, from the coding sequence ATGACCCAGCGCCCCGCCCCGCCGCCGCCCCCCACCGCCTCCCGCCCCCGCCTCCTCGTCCTGCGGGCGCTGGGGCTCGGGGACCTGCTCGCCGGGGTGCCCGCGCTGCGCGCGCTGCGCCGGGCCCTCCCCGGGCACGAGGTCGTGCTGGCCGCGCCCGCCGGGCTGGCCCCCCTCGCCGGGGCGAGCGGCGCCGTCGACCGGCTGCTGCCCGCCGCCGCCCCCGGCCGGGCCGTACCCACCGCCCTCGACTGGACCGGACCGCCCCCCGACCTCGCCGTCGACCTGCACGGCAAGGGCCCCGAGAGCCTCCGCCCGCTCCGGGCGCTGCGCCCCCGCCGCGTCCTCGCCTTCGCGGCCCCGGACGGCCCGCCCTGGTACGCCGAGGAGCACGAGCGCGACCGCTGGTGCCGGCTGCTCACCTCCTACGGCATCCCCGCCGACCCCACCGACCTGCGCCTCCCCCCGCCGGACGCGCCCTCCCCGGCACCCGGCGCGGTCGTCCTGCACCCCGGCGCCGGGGCGCCCTCCCGCTGCTGGCCGGTCGACCGGTACGCCGCCGTCGCCACCGCCCTCCGCGCCCGGGGCCGACGGGTCGTCGTCACCGGCGGGCCGGGGGAAGAGGCGCTGGTGACCGCGCTCGCCGAGCACGCGGACGTGCCCGCCGAGGACGTCCTCGCCGGCGGCCTGCCCTTCGGCACCCTCGCCGCGCTCGTCGCGGGCGCCCGCGCGGTCGTCAGCGGCGACACCGGCATCGCCCACCTCGCGGTCGCGTACGGCACCCCGTCGGTCACCCTCTTCGGGCCCGTCCCGCCCAGCCGGTGGGGCCCGCCCGCGCACCCCCGCCACCGCGCCCTGTGGCACCCCGGCCCGCCCGGCGATCCGCACGCCCGCACCCCCGACCCGGCACTGCTCCGCATCGGCCCCGACGAGGTCCTCGACGCCCTCGGCCGCCTGCCCGCGCGCACCGACAGCGACGGGCCCACACCACCGACCCCACCGGCCCGGGACACCCCACCCGCCCCCCACGCTCCGCTCCCCGCCCCCTCCCGGTGA
- a CDS encoding glycosyltransferase family 2 protein, which translates to MTRAPSVGIALATRNRAGSLATALDHLLALPERPPVVVADNGSTDGTRALLARRFPQVRVLPLPANRGALARTDAVRALDTPYVAFSDDDSWWEPGALATAARLLDTHPRLGLLSARTLVGPAEEPDPLNTVLARSPLGTDPDLPGTRVLGFLACAVVARRTAYLDAGGYHPLLFFGGEETLLAYDLAALGWGVTHCPEVVAHHHPAPSARPHRSAVVRRNELLTAWLRRPLPYAAGRTRRLAADARHDPAARRALRETLLRLPAALRQRRPLPPEVERAARLLDHDRARQEAPA; encoded by the coding sequence ATGACCCGCGCACCCTCCGTCGGCATCGCCCTCGCCACCCGCAACCGGGCCGGCTCCCTCGCGACCGCCCTCGACCACCTGCTCGCCCTCCCGGAACGGCCCCCCGTCGTGGTCGCCGACAACGGCTCCACCGACGGCACCCGCGCCCTGCTCGCCCGCCGTTTCCCCCAGGTGCGTGTGCTCCCCCTCCCGGCCAACCGGGGCGCCCTCGCCCGCACCGACGCCGTACGCGCCCTCGACACCCCCTACGTGGCGTTCAGCGACGACGACTCCTGGTGGGAACCCGGCGCGCTCGCCACCGCCGCCCGGCTGCTCGACACCCACCCCCGGCTCGGACTGCTCTCCGCGCGCACCCTCGTGGGCCCCGCCGAGGAGCCCGACCCGCTCAACACCGTCCTCGCCCGCTCCCCCCTCGGCACCGACCCCGACCTGCCCGGCACCCGCGTCCTCGGCTTCCTCGCCTGCGCGGTCGTCGCCCGCCGCACCGCCTACCTCGACGCGGGCGGCTACCACCCGCTGCTGTTCTTCGGCGGCGAGGAGACCCTGCTCGCCTACGACCTCGCCGCCCTCGGCTGGGGCGTCACCCACTGCCCCGAGGTGGTCGCCCACCACCACCCGGCGCCCTCGGCCCGCCCGCACCGCTCCGCCGTCGTACGCCGCAACGAACTGCTCACCGCCTGGCTGCGCCGCCCCCTGCCGTACGCCGCCGGCCGCACCCGGCGGCTGGCCGCCGACGCCCGCCACGACCCCGCCGCCCGTCGCGCACTGCGCGAGACGCTGCTGCGCCTGCCGGCCGCGCTGCGACAGCGCCGCCCGCTGCCGCCGGAGGTCGAACGCGCCGCCCGCCTCCTCGACCACGACCGCGCACGCCAGGAAGCGCCGGCATGA
- a CDS encoding glycosyltransferase family 2 protein produces the protein MTHPDEAARRNGTAHPEAARRDEAAHPDETARPEAAAHPDPRTTVVVITHNRRPELLRTIDELAALPEAPPVIVTDNGSTDGSADAVAARHPWVTLLRPGRNLGAVGRNLAVERVRTPYVAFCDDDSWWEPGSLPAAADLLDRHPRLAAVTARILVEPAGTEDPIVAELRDSPIPGPDWLPGPALGSFLAAATVLRTDAFRAAGGFSPRLWLGGEEELLAADLAAAGWWLAYAEELTIHHAPSAARDASLRRAHGIRNTLWFSWLRRPAGVALRKTAHMARTVPRDTTSLRGFALAAAGAGWVARERKVVPPEVERRLRLLDAPQRRSTARQYGP, from the coding sequence ATGACACACCCGGACGAGGCGGCACGCCGGAACGGGACAGCGCACCCGGAGGCGGCACGGCGGGACGAGGCGGCGCACCCGGACGAGACAGCGCGCCCGGAGGCGGCGGCGCACCCGGACCCCCGTACGACCGTCGTCGTCATCACCCACAACCGGCGCCCCGAACTCCTGCGCACGATTGACGAGTTGGCCGCGCTCCCGGAGGCGCCGCCGGTGATCGTCACCGACAACGGCTCCACCGACGGCAGCGCCGACGCGGTCGCCGCACGGCACCCCTGGGTCACCCTGCTGCGGCCCGGCCGCAACCTCGGCGCGGTCGGCCGCAACCTCGCCGTCGAGCGCGTGCGCACGCCCTACGTGGCGTTCTGCGACGACGACTCCTGGTGGGAACCGGGCTCCCTGCCCGCGGCGGCCGACCTGCTCGACCGGCACCCGCGGCTCGCCGCCGTCACCGCGCGCATCCTCGTCGAACCGGCGGGGACGGAGGACCCGATCGTCGCCGAACTGCGCGACTCGCCGATCCCCGGCCCCGACTGGCTGCCCGGACCCGCACTCGGCTCCTTCCTCGCGGCGGCGACCGTCCTGCGCACGGACGCGTTCCGCGCGGCCGGCGGCTTCTCGCCGCGGCTGTGGCTGGGCGGCGAGGAGGAACTGCTGGCGGCGGACCTGGCGGCGGCCGGATGGTGGCTCGCCTACGCGGAGGAGCTGACGATCCACCACGCGCCCTCGGCGGCCCGCGACGCGTCGCTGCGCCGCGCGCACGGCATCCGGAACACGCTGTGGTTCTCCTGGCTGCGCAGGCCGGCCGGGGTGGCGCTGCGCAAGACGGCGCACATGGCGCGGACGGTGCCGCGGGACACGACGTCCCTGCGCGGCTTCGCGCTGGCCGCGGCCGGCGCGGGCTGGGTGGCACGCGAGCGGAAGGTGGTCCCACCGGAGGTGGAACGAAGACTCCGCCTCCTTGACGCCCCCCAACGCCGCTCCACGGCCCGCCAGTACGGCCCCTGA
- a CDS encoding polymorphic toxin-type HINT domain-containing protein, protein MNPGALTPGQDDRTENVSQDWYETTAAEQLREDQCLMNGVLQLGGPSMAAVAQDALNQPADRLHELADRDYWDGTPLSQALAEDKADADRASEAIGPMEDRWEAQLAGLQHPAVMPDADFYWAPGHPGDDKQGLFQQTGLSQWYFDQYWKQESDFYEDPTGRADEATKNVVTAVGGPLYGEDAPSGSDSTYDEKQAFEYLTDWNLEPTGADNARIFLQSGGFPRSAPQPDSAEFRIAVEDLKTRFGACAWRDPIDPNTVLGQEETSAAAEWQQEIASQATQRNQILTANTTAAKSLVSGSKILGNMLGYSWAADHIAQWQGYWSPGGAGKDDAFPPDAAQFTLAKNNLAHAQSVSKAQLILLKQQAAAAKRAVTTSDTAVQDAYATADAEGAPRGRGLLVAQQKAQVTHGITAALDAMVIAGQTAEAATHASAADSATIAQRAITQAAQSKAEFRKESAQYAELQAKWASEAAKDHRDNAKADKETAEAKLEVALTAEGDAKDAAEDAHKKRLAAEAEEQTAKEEKETAAAKQAEAARHREDAEAYDSTAQDAKTKAQTAAGTASARRADAEAARDDAKAKRDDAWDAEQKADAARAKADAKDAYADSLDAGDAATAARAAADEADRQATTAETAAKNARTAADAATQAAADADAAATRAEAAADRARANSDAAQADKLTADAAVRTATSAAADAIAASQHAAAEADLAVEAADAAEKHAKEAKDDADAALKESVTARVAAAKAAGFAYSTAQAAVDAHQAASRVADPANDAIQLGSPYLTKDSAAGLVVLVGQNAKTIAEQQAAVADAHAKNAVKEAALAKSLADKATADAKAALQSAADAAAYASEARGYAKEALGYSAAAATAAAKATQSLARTIEYDRRATEDAAAADTAADRAESYATDARTSADQAALDAQAAREAATRAETAAKDARTAANQADADADAAEEAAKDADKYAKEAQEASDRAEREKANQASAEGTGTGIPGVFAVPDESTVEIVGSRQIGTCPGMPEAAFSGCDAMYNLVVTYEADYYLCADAEAQATAEGCPKAAWQFLKRASLKDVHIDGWTHHFSGKDIVRAGWQSLFGDVPGGILFSFFAEDLMDCWHGDKSACAWSLATYFPLDVPLAAIADAVKAVNISLRTGTGVTEALAALRTLDIDAAALAGIERSARLTEAMRMGCRINSFPGTTEVLMADGSRRPISQVGVGDRVRSMDPDSGRLSDRRITDTFRHDTRRLMDITVAGGGRLSSTAGHRFYVVDRGWTLVSELHVGDRLRTSDGTVRPVTALLDRPGLSPHEVYDLTVGELHTFFVFAGATPVLVHNCKIALGWQNKGALDAWAGLPENRFWTFSQVAPQDFARQAEMAIADPGVVLHVNLTGLNDLGGFMAAAKRGLLAGEAGPATDYEMSMIARAVANGQRPWSSVKFYSPSGTGGAMKLDPPTSVPNFSELGELKPVKGSVIGYCHC, encoded by the coding sequence GTGAATCCAGGTGCCCTGACTCCCGGGCAGGACGACCGCACGGAGAACGTCAGCCAGGACTGGTACGAGACCACGGCCGCCGAGCAACTGCGGGAGGACCAGTGCCTGATGAACGGGGTGCTGCAACTGGGCGGCCCGTCCATGGCGGCCGTCGCGCAGGACGCGTTGAACCAGCCGGCGGACCGGTTACACGAGCTGGCCGACCGCGACTACTGGGACGGGACACCGCTCAGTCAGGCGCTCGCCGAGGACAAGGCGGACGCCGACAGGGCGAGTGAAGCCATCGGGCCCATGGAGGACCGATGGGAGGCGCAGCTGGCAGGCCTGCAGCACCCGGCGGTCATGCCCGACGCCGACTTCTACTGGGCGCCCGGACATCCCGGCGACGACAAGCAGGGCCTGTTCCAGCAGACCGGCCTCTCCCAGTGGTACTTCGACCAGTACTGGAAGCAGGAGAGCGACTTCTACGAGGACCCCACCGGCAGGGCCGACGAGGCGACGAAGAACGTGGTGACCGCGGTGGGCGGTCCGCTTTACGGCGAGGATGCCCCGAGTGGTTCCGACTCGACATATGACGAGAAGCAGGCCTTCGAGTATCTGACGGACTGGAATCTCGAACCGACGGGTGCGGACAACGCCCGCATCTTCCTGCAGTCGGGCGGTTTCCCCAGGTCGGCGCCGCAGCCGGACAGTGCCGAATTCCGGATCGCGGTGGAGGACCTCAAGACCCGCTTCGGCGCCTGTGCGTGGCGCGATCCGATCGACCCCAACACGGTGCTGGGACAGGAGGAGACGTCCGCCGCCGCCGAGTGGCAGCAGGAGATCGCCTCGCAGGCCACCCAGCGCAACCAGATCCTGACCGCCAACACGACAGCGGCCAAGTCCCTGGTCTCCGGTTCGAAGATCCTCGGCAACATGCTCGGCTACTCCTGGGCGGCCGACCACATCGCGCAGTGGCAGGGGTACTGGTCCCCCGGAGGCGCAGGCAAGGACGACGCGTTCCCGCCGGACGCGGCGCAGTTCACGCTGGCCAAGAACAACTTGGCGCACGCGCAGTCGGTCAGCAAGGCGCAGCTGATCCTCCTCAAGCAGCAGGCGGCCGCCGCGAAACGAGCGGTGACCACCAGCGACACCGCGGTGCAGGACGCGTACGCCACGGCCGACGCGGAGGGCGCCCCACGCGGGCGCGGTCTCCTCGTCGCACAGCAGAAGGCACAGGTCACGCACGGCATCACGGCCGCGCTGGACGCCATGGTGATCGCCGGGCAGACGGCGGAGGCGGCCACGCACGCCTCCGCCGCCGACAGTGCGACGATCGCCCAGCGCGCGATCACCCAGGCGGCGCAGTCCAAGGCGGAGTTCCGCAAGGAGTCCGCGCAGTACGCCGAGTTGCAGGCTAAGTGGGCATCGGAGGCGGCGAAGGACCACCGTGACAACGCCAAGGCGGACAAGGAGACCGCCGAGGCCAAGCTGGAAGTGGCGCTGACGGCCGAGGGCGACGCCAAGGACGCCGCGGAGGACGCGCACAAGAAACGCCTCGCGGCGGAGGCCGAGGAGCAGACGGCCAAGGAGGAGAAGGAGACCGCCGCCGCCAAGCAGGCGGAAGCCGCCCGGCATCGCGAGGATGCCGAGGCCTACGACTCCACGGCGCAGGACGCCAAGACGAAGGCCCAGACCGCGGCGGGCACCGCGTCCGCGCGGCGCGCGGACGCGGAAGCGGCACGCGACGACGCCAAGGCGAAGCGGGACGACGCGTGGGACGCCGAGCAGAAGGCCGACGCGGCCCGCGCCAAGGCCGACGCGAAGGATGCCTACGCCGACTCACTGGACGCGGGCGACGCGGCAACCGCCGCGCGTGCGGCGGCCGACGAGGCGGACCGCCAGGCCACGACGGCGGAGACCGCGGCGAAGAACGCCCGGACCGCCGCCGACGCCGCCACCCAGGCGGCAGCAGACGCGGACGCGGCGGCCACCCGCGCGGAGGCGGCCGCCGACCGGGCCCGCGCGAACTCCGACGCGGCCCAGGCGGACAAACTGACGGCGGACGCGGCGGTGCGTACGGCTACAAGCGCGGCGGCGGACGCCATCGCCGCGTCCCAGCATGCCGCTGCCGAGGCGGACTTGGCGGTCGAAGCCGCCGACGCGGCCGAGAAGCACGCCAAGGAGGCCAAGGACGACGCGGACGCGGCACTGAAGGAATCGGTGACGGCGCGGGTGGCGGCGGCCAAGGCGGCAGGTTTCGCCTACAGCACCGCACAGGCGGCGGTCGACGCCCACCAAGCGGCGTCCCGCGTCGCCGACCCCGCCAACGACGCCATCCAGCTCGGCTCCCCGTACCTCACCAAGGACTCGGCGGCCGGCCTGGTCGTCCTGGTCGGCCAGAACGCGAAGACCATCGCCGAACAGCAGGCGGCGGTCGCCGACGCGCATGCCAAGAACGCCGTGAAGGAAGCGGCCCTCGCCAAAAGCCTGGCGGACAAGGCGACGGCGGACGCGAAGGCCGCCCTGCAGTCGGCGGCGGACGCGGCGGCATACGCCTCCGAGGCCCGCGGCTACGCCAAGGAAGCCCTCGGCTACTCGGCGGCGGCCGCCACAGCGGCGGCCAAGGCGACCCAGTCCCTGGCGCGCACCATAGAGTACGACCGCCGGGCCACGGAGGACGCGGCCGCCGCGGACACGGCGGCGGACCGGGCCGAGAGCTATGCCACGGACGCCCGCACCTCGGCGGACCAGGCGGCCCTGGACGCCCAGGCGGCCCGCGAGGCGGCGACCCGGGCGGAGACGGCGGCGAAGGACGCACGGACGGCCGCGAACCAGGCGGACGCGGACGCGGACGCGGCCGAGGAGGCTGCCAAGGACGCGGACAAGTACGCCAAGGAGGCACAGGAGGCCTCCGACCGCGCGGAGCGGGAGAAGGCCAACCAGGCGAGTGCCGAAGGAACCGGTACGGGCATTCCCGGTGTGTTCGCCGTTCCCGACGAGTCAACGGTCGAGATCGTCGGTTCCCGTCAGATCGGCACGTGTCCGGGCATGCCGGAAGCGGCCTTCTCGGGCTGCGACGCCATGTACAACCTGGTCGTCACCTACGAGGCCGACTACTACCTGTGCGCCGACGCCGAGGCCCAGGCCACGGCCGAGGGGTGCCCGAAGGCGGCATGGCAGTTCCTGAAGCGGGCGTCACTGAAGGACGTCCACATCGACGGCTGGACGCACCACTTCTCCGGCAAGGACATCGTCCGCGCCGGTTGGCAGAGCCTCTTCGGCGACGTACCGGGGGGAATCCTGTTCTCCTTCTTCGCCGAGGACCTGATGGACTGCTGGCACGGCGACAAGTCCGCCTGCGCGTGGAGTCTCGCCACCTATTTCCCGCTCGACGTGCCCCTGGCCGCGATCGCCGACGCGGTCAAGGCCGTGAACATCTCGCTGCGCACCGGCACCGGAGTCACCGAGGCCCTGGCGGCGCTGCGCACGCTGGACATCGACGCGGCGGCGCTGGCAGGTATCGAGCGGTCGGCGCGGCTGACCGAGGCGATGCGCATGGGCTGCCGGATCAACAGTTTCCCCGGCACCACCGAGGTGCTCATGGCGGACGGTTCGCGCCGGCCCATCAGCCAGGTGGGTGTGGGAGACCGTGTGCGGTCCATGGATCCGGACTCCGGCCGCTTGAGCGACCGGCGGATCACGGACACCTTCCGACACGACACCCGGCGGCTGATGGACATCACCGTCGCCGGTGGGGGCAGGCTGAGCAGCACCGCCGGCCACCGGTTCTACGTGGTGGATCGCGGGTGGACCCTGGTGTCGGAGCTGCACGTCGGTGACCGCCTGCGTACATCGGACGGCACCGTCCGCCCCGTGACCGCCCTCCTCGACCGCCCGGGTCTGTCCCCGCACGAGGTGTACGACCTCACGGTCGGCGAACTGCACACGTTCTTCGTGTTCGCGGGCGCCACTCCGGTACTCGTCCACAACTGCAAGATCGCCCTGGGGTGGCAGAACAAGGGGGCGCTCGACGCGTGGGCCGGTCTTCCCGAGAACAGGTTCTGGACCTTCTCGCAGGTGGCTCCGCAGGACTTCGCCCGGCAGGCGGAGATGGCGATCGCCGATCCGGGTGTCGTGCTGCACGTCAACCTGACGGGGCTGAACGATCTCGGCGGATTCATGGCAGCCGCCAAGCGCGGCCTGCTGGCCGGTGAGGCCGGACCAGCCACGGACTACGAGATGTCCATGATTGCCAGAGCGGTCGCCAACGGTCAGCGCCCCTGGAGTTCGGTGAAGTTCTATTCGCCGTCCGGAACCGGGGGCGCCATGAAGCTGGACCCGCCGACGAGCGTGCCCAACTTCTCGGAGTTGGGTGAACTGAAGCCCGTGAAGGGTTCTGTCATCGGGTACTGCCACTGCTGA